A window of Ficedula albicollis isolate OC2 chromosome 19, FicAlb1.5, whole genome shotgun sequence genomic DNA:
tggagctgtgctgtgcttctgcCGCCCTCACAGCCTGCTGCACGGCACGAAGAATGGCGCGGACGCCGTCGGCGCGCGGCCGCCGCGGCAGGGCAGCGAGAGCAGCCCCAAGAACAAGCCCTGTGAGCACGTCATCGACTGCGGGGACATCGTGTGGAGCCTGGCCTTTGGCTCCTCGGTGCCCGAGAAGCAGAGCCGCTGCGTCAACATCGAGTGGCACCGCTTCAAGTTcggccaggagcagctgctgctcgcCACCGGCCTCAACAACGGCCGCATCAAGATCTGGGATGTCTacacaggtgagctcagggcACCCCCCAgaccctgagctgcagggacatgTGGGGAGCATCcaatccagctcctggcccgccccaggacaccccagcactgccaccctgGCCCTGAGAGCCTTGTCCAAACGTCCCTCGTCACGCTCAGGTGCCAACTCGCACTTCTTGTTAGTACGCACCAGGAATTGGTTATAGAATTGTAACTGGGAGCTGAGCCTTGAATACAAAttcaaaactattaaaaaagCATGAGATCCTGCAAACAGAAGTAAGGAAAAACTGCCAGAGGAACAAGAGAGGCAGGTCATGCTTTGAGATGCGAGACATGGCAGATACTAAATAATTCAATGTGTGCGTACATACATTGGTTGTTTACTCAATAGTCTTCCTTGTTTCACCAAACTTTAAAAGCATGAAATTGCCACCCTGGCCCTGAGAGCCTTGCCCAAACGTCCCTCGTCACGCTCAGGTGCCAACTCGCACTTCTTGTTAGTACGCACCAGGAATTGGTTATAGAATTGTAACTGGGAGCTGAGCCTTGAATACAAAttcaaaactattaaaaaagCATGAGATCCTGCAAACAGAAGTAAGGAAAAACTGCCAGAGGAACAAGAGAGGCAGGTCATGCTTTGAGATGCGAGACATGGCAGATACTAAATAATTCAATGTGTGCGTACATACATTGGTTGTTTACTCAATAGTCTTCCTAGTTTCACCAAACTTTAAAAGCATGAAATTGCTGGTTTATATTGATGaggatcttttttttaaaaaaagaaaactaattacTCAAAAAGACTGAATCTGAACTTAGGGACTTTCAGTTTTGCTGGtagcacagctgctgggttgGAGAGAGctctgttaagaaaaaaaatgcctgtTGAGTAATTTGTCCTTTTACATTGAAGCTTAGAACAGGTGTGTCTATCAAAAGACAAGTCTTGCCTTATTTCTGAGTTTCTAGTGTATAGATTTTGGGAGAGTGAAAGGATTCATGTGCTGCTCATTGTAGGGAGCATTTCTACAAAGAAAATTGTCTTTACATGCTGTAATTTTATATTCAATATTTGTATCCATAAAGCAATTGATCTAAGTACAGTAGTCCTTCATGTTAAATAGTGGTGTTCTCATGTAACAGGAAAACTCCTCCTTAACCTGATGGACCACACAGAAGTCGTCAGAGATTTAACCTTTGCCCCCGATGGCAGCCTGATTCTTGTGTCTGCATCCAGAGACAAGACCCTGCGAGTGTGGGACCTGAAGGATGATGGTAATGTCTGGCCTTTATCTGCTCTAACACCTGAGAAGAATCTGTGTACTCGCCCCTTTTATTGCTCTAGACTCAGTTTGGTCAGGATTGCTCAAAAGCTGCGTGTTCTGTTAGTCACTCACTCTGCACTTGGAATTCTTTAGTCACTCGCTCTGCACCCCCTTGGGAGTGCCTTATCTGTCTGAAgcctggaggcaggagcaggcattGAGCTAAGAGTGCATGGAGTGACCTTTCTGAATAGGGACATGTAAGTAGAGGCTGCATCCCAGGGCGTTCATTTCTGTGTAGAATGGCTCTGCAAGAAGTTTGGGAAAATGATACAAAATTTCACAAAGGAGTAACTAatttggaaaagcttttccgtctgaattttgtattatttaagCAATTCTTACAGCAATTGTTTCTGTTTAGGAAACATGATGAAGGTGCTAAGAGGCCATCCGAACTGGGTGTATGGCTGTGCATTCTCTCCAGACTCCTCCATCCTCTGTTCTGTTGGAGCTAGTAAAGCAGTATGTGTCAGAGTTTCTTGTTCCTTAATTCTCCTGAATTGTGTGCATAATCATTTTAAATCTAAGTAACATTAAGCTTGTGCTCGGTGTCATGAACTTCTAATGTTTGATGATGATGTAAAAGTGCATGAAATGAAACTGGCAAATGGTGCATTGAGACCCTGATTTGTGAATGGAACTTGCACTGCTTTTAGTTGAAGAGGCTGTAAGTGTGGAGAAATAGATCTGCACAGGGTCATGGCATAAAACAAAGACCTCTAAAGCTGCCAGTGTTAAAAGATACATAGATTGATGCATAGAactattttggttttgattttgtcCTTCCTATTTCATGCTCAATGAGGAAGACTTCACAAAGTCTGAGCCAGTCAGGGCACCTCCTGCTGAACAAAAACGTTCCTCCCTGTTTTCCCATGCCGATGGCAGTGGTGCTAAGAGCTAGAGGGAAGAGGAGCACGCTGGCTTTGCTTCCATCCTAATGCCCTGCTAGAGAACTGAAAGCAGTGCAGGTGATGCATGTATGCCAtaagctgctcctggcactgaaGAGTTAGGGCAGAGCAGAAaggggagctcagcctggcccaggggctctgcaggcagtgTAGTGAGCCTCCAAAGGCCCAGCTCAGGCACTGGCCATCACTGTGGGAGTGCTCATTGCCCACCTCAGTGAGAGCTCTGGGGTttggctctgtgctggagcagagggggatGTGTACATTGCTGTCTCGAGGCTGTGTGTTTTCCATAAGCTTCTTGCTTTCCCTGTCACAGGTGGTGGCAGCAATATTGGTGTGATTGAGTTAAGCTGGCACCACTCTGAGGAGCACAGTGGTGTTGGCGGGCAGAGAGTGGCAGCTCTGGCCGCCAGCCCGGCGAGCTGTACCGTCTGTACCGTAGGACGAAGTAACCTTGCCCTCGGCTGCAAGGGGTCCTGTACGTACGCAGGTGCTGCTCCATGTCCACTGtctgcttgcttgcttgcttttttttttgttttgttttttttttttttctgggtttttttttttaataattttcacagCAGTGAAACACGCTGACTCCTCAAACTTAGTTTCCAGTTTCATGGAATGTTGGGGTCTCCTTGGAAAAGTTAGAGAAGTGTTTGTAACTGATTGTAAAACGGTTCGGAGTTAGGCAGTGTGGGAGGCACTAAGGCTGAGTTTGTTTTGGTCAAATGTAAATTTATCCAAGATGTCAGAATTTAACCTGTGCAGTAAAAGTGTCGAGGGAAAAATCAAGGCTGCTAATGAGCTCTTTGAGGGACATAACAGCTTTTGCTAAAGACTTATATTCCTGTAAAACCATGCTGCAGTATATGGATAGTTCCTATTAAGTAATTCTGCACAGTCCTTATTTTGATTATATATAATGTACAACTGCATGTAAAATACTGTAATATTCTATGAATTCTTATAATACACTGTGCAATTAGAGTAAATTGTAATATTAATGTTGTTTGTTACTGTTGACTTGATTTTAAATGCCTAAATTCTTTCTAATAATGTGGTTAGACTTCCCTGTTGTTTTGCCAAAGACATAACTTTTGGCTGTGAAAATTCTTTTTGCTTGCAGTATCTGTTTCTCTTCCTAGGCTGACGTTGGTGATCCAAGCAATTGTAAACAAGTGATCTTAAACTCAAAGGGATGCCACTGGAGTAACAATATGTTAACCTTACATTTTCTGTCTgtatatttcttaaaattttggTAGTTACTGAAAAGAGGGGATTGTAGAGTTTAACcctatttatttctgaatattttaataaaatagttttgtaaTACATGAATTTCAGTAAGCTACATGGTTAAATTGTGTTGCCTTTATCTTATATTTTGGCTTATTTTGTTAATAACATTTAACAAATTTGAGTTAGAACTTGCATGtctgctttaattattttttaaaaaaacccttgatTTTAATCTGAGTATGACACTGAGCATATTTCTTAATTGTAGTAATTCATAATACCTGATTTTAATATAATCCTAAATAAGACTAGCTatacttaaaaaacaaattaaatgctTCATTGCCTCTTTGGGCAGAGCTATAACATCAGCCCATTTAATTGcaggttttcctctgggatATGGATAAATACTCCATGTTACGGAAACTTGAAGGCCATCACAATGATGTTGTAGCTTGTGAGTTCTCTCCTGATGGAGCATTACTGGCTACTGCATCTTATGACACTCAAGTCTATGTCTGGGATCCACATACTGGAGTGATCCTTAGGGAGTTCGGGTAAGTGAAGCACTCAAATCTGGAAACTTTCTCCCAGAGCAGACTTGGAAATGAGCAGTGGCTGATGGAGATGCTAAAGTGGCAGAGGCTGGAGGTTGTCCTTCCACCTGAGGGAGAAATTACAGCAGtggtgttttaattttaatgtgtcCTGAGCTGTTAAAGAAGGCAGAAGAGCACGCGGCAGTTCAGCCCCCGTCCGTGGTTAGCTGGTTAAACGCTGTTTGtctgtcactgctgagctgtgccgtgctgcctgagccctgcccagctgcacgGTGTCCCTGAGGTGTCCCTgaggtgtctgtgtgtctgtcccgCAGGCACCTGTTCCCCCCGCCCACGCCCATCTTCGCGGGCGGCGCCAACGACCGCTGGGTGCGCGCGGTGTCCTTCAGCCACGACGGGCTGCACGTGGCCAGCCTGGCCGACGACAAGTGAgtgtgccagggcactgccccctgccctgccagcccagctgtgctcctgggcttccctgtgcagcacagagaaacCAGCCTGCACAATGAAAAGCTGCTCTGGTAactccctgtccttccccctCAGGATGGTGAGGTTCTGGAGAATTGATGAAGAATACCCTGTACAAGTTGCACCTCTGAACAATGGGCTCTGCTGTACTTTCTCTACCGATGGCAGTGTTCTGGCTGCAGGGCAAGTACagacttttcctttttgaaatatGAGGGTAACACAAGAGATAGAAAACAGTGGCTCAGTGTTCTGAAAATTTTTGGTTATGACTTGCAGCCTGGTGCTTCTGACTGGTACTGGTTTGTTTAAACATGCCTGGAATAGCAGTAAAATCAATCAGCTGATAAACTCATttcttatctttaaaaataaatatgtgagAGACCCAAAACATGAGGATTGGAAGAAGCCCATCAGATAGCCAAGGGCAGTTGCTGAGTCaggtggcacagctgctgggagatCTGCTCCTGTTGCACAGACAAGTTGCTTATTGTGCTGCTGTAGCTTAAAATAGGAACTGGAGTAAAtcagggtctggagcagctggagctgggcaccagCAAGTCCCCTCCTAGTATGTGTGTGTGAGTTGGTAGCAGGCTGAGCTGGTTCCTGTGCAGTAACCTgagggtccccccccccccccccccccccccccccccccccccccccccccccccccccccccccccccccccccccccccccccccccccccccccccccccccccccccccccccccccccccccccccccccccccccccccccccccccccccccccccccccccccccccccccccccccccccccccccccccccccccccccccccccccccccccccccccccccccccccccccccccccccccccccccccccccccccccccccccccccccccccccccccccccccccccccccccccccccccccccccccccccccccccccccccccccccccccccccccccccccccccccccccccccccccccccccccccccccccccccccccccccccccccccccccccccccccccccccccccccccccccccccccccccccccccccccccccccccccccccccccccccccccccccccccccccccccccccccccccccccccccccccccccccccccccccccccccccccccccccccccccccccccccccccccccccccccccccccccccccccccccccccccccccccccccccccccccccccccccccccccccccccccccccccccccccccccccccccccccccccccccccccccccccccccccccccccccccccccccccccccccccccccccccccccccccccccccccccccccccccccccccccccccccccccccccccccccccccccccccccccccccccccccccccccccccccccccccccccccccccccccccccccccccccccccccccccccccccccccccccccccccccccccccccccccccccccccccccccccccccccccccccccccccccccccccccccccccccccccccccccccccccccccccccccccccccccccccccccccccccccccccccccccccccccccccccccccccccccccccccccccccccccccccccccccccccccccccccccccccccccccccccccccccccccccccccccccccccccccccccccccccccccccccccccccccccccccccccccccccccccccccccccccccccccccccccccccccccccccccccccccccccccccccccccccccccccccccccccccccccccccccccccccccccccccccccccccccccccccccccccccccccccccccccccccccccccccccccccccccccccccccccccccccccccccccccccccccccccccccccccccccccccccccccccccccccccccccccccccccccccccccccccccccccccccccccccccccccccccccccccccccccccccccccccccccccccccccccccccccccccccccccccccccccccccccccccccccccccccccccccccccccccccccccccccccccccccccccccccccccccccccccccccccccccccccccccccccccccccccccccccccccccccccccccccccccccccccccccccccccccccccccccccccccccccccccccccccccccccccccccccccccccccccccccccccccccccccccccccccccccccccccccccccccccccccccccccccccccccccccccccccccccccccccccccccccccccccccccccccccccccccccccccccccccccccccccccccccccccccccccccccccccccccccccccccccccccccccccccccccccccccccccccccccccccccccccccccccccccccccccccccccccctcctgtGCAGTAACCTGAGGGTGTGTGGGGTAGCAGGCTGAGCTGGTTCCTGTGCAGTAACCTGAGGGTTTGTGGGGTAGCAGGCTGAGCTGGTTCCTGTGCAGTAACCTGAGGGTTTGTGGGGTAGCAGGCTGAGCTGGTTCCTGTGCAGTAACCTGAGGGTTTGTGGGGTAGCAGGCTGAGCTGGTTCCTGTGCAGTAACCTGAGGGTTTGTGGGGTAGCAGGCTGAGCTGGTTCCTGTGCAGTAACCTGAGGGTTTGTGGGGTAGCAGGCTGAGCTGGTTCCTGTGCAGTAACCTGAGGGTTTGTGGGGTAGCAGGCTGAGCTGGTTCCTGTGCAGTAACCTGAGGGTTTGTGGGGTAGCAGGCTGAGCTGGTTCCTGTGCAGTAACCTGAGGGTTTGTGGGGTAGCAGGCTGAGCTGGTTCCTGTGCAGTAACCTGAGGGTTTGTGGGGTAGCAGGCTGAGCTGGTTCCTGTGCAGTAACCTGAGGGTGTGTGGGGTagcaggctgagctggctccCGTGCAGTAACCTGagggtttgtgggttttgcaGGACCCAGGATGGCAGTGTGTACTTCTGGGCCACCCCGAGGCAGGtgtccagcctgcagcacctgTGTCGCATGGCCATCCGCAGGGTGATGCCCACCAGCCAAGTCAGGAACCTGCCCATCCCCTGCAAAGTGCTGGAGTTCCTCTGTTACCAGATCTGAGTTATTTGAGAAGGAAACCAACAACTGGGAGGTGGCCCAGCTGCTGAAACTGGCTACAAACACTTTACAGAATCCTCAAACTGTACAGCCTTTAAGCTTAAACTCTACAGGTTTTCAAGAGCTATTTAAAGTGATAACCTAAATACTATTTTATCAAAATGCCTGACAGgtaatttttttactatttatagAAAACACAGTAGAAGTATTCCTGGTGTTCtcaattttctaaaatataacTGTGAAAACATGTACATATATAGACATAAGCTGCTACATGTTATCAATGTACCTTTAAGAATTGCTTGTATGATTTTTCATGTGTCTCATGTATATATTGCTTTGGTAGAGCCATGATGCATCTGAGCTGTAAGTGGAAGGACAGCTGTTCTGGCACACGGAGGTAGGAAAGCTATTGACTTTCAGAGCAGTTAAGCTTCCTTCTGTACATTGGTTGGGGTCCAGGAGGCTGCCCCCAGGTCAGACTTTGTGCTAGTTTATTTGTGAGGAGGTACAGAGTGGCTTTGTAGAGAGCAGtgtgaggaagagcaggaggttCAAAGGGTTGCAGAGTATCCAATGTAACCCATGTCAGCTGAAGGCCTTATGCTCCATAGCAGCAAACCAGGTGAAATTTCAGTATTGGGCAGTGTTAGAGAACCATTTCcttacatttctgaaaatctgaCTACTGTATTATTGCCTGATACTGTGTCTGTAATGAGAGACATTAACAGACTCAGTTTATTATCCTTTAACCCTATAATATCTGTTTGGGGGTGATTATTGGTTAATGGCCAAAGATAAGCAAAATAACTTGGTTTTGCCTTCTGTTATTTATCTGTACCTGCAGATATAAAGAATGTATGCATTGCATAAAATGCCtgattatatatatttttgttgaattttgtattaaaaactTGTATAAAAGTTTTCCGGTGTCTCATCTGGTGTCTGATTTATCAACACTGGCTGCAGTGttccaggctgagctggtggGGCCTGGTTTGTGCTCCCAGACAGATGCTCACAGAGCTCTCTAAAGCCATGACAGTGTTACAAGCACGTGTGAGCTACAAATCTGCTTATTTTAGCACTTTCATGAGCTGAAAGCTGGGCTTGCCATGAGCCTGTTTCTGCAAGATCACAGTTCCAACCCTGGGTCAGCAGGTAGACTTCAATGTGGGGTCTTGCAGGGGAGTCTTACTGGTGGGTTCCCTCAGGTTGTGTTCCCCAAAAGCTCTTATTTATAGAAGTGCAGGGACAAAACAACATCCCAGCTCCCCTTTGACCACCTCTGaaagctgcttctcccagctctgcctgcaggagtTCTGTTTGCTCTAACCTTTCTCCCAGGACACAAATGGTAGTGTTAGACCAAGTACACAAGCTTTGCTCATTAGTGAGGCTATTTATAATAATGTACCACAGTTACAAGCCTCTTCCTGCCGTGGTGGGACACCACAAGGTGAGGCCTGATCCCCAACAtcccccacatcccagctgctcttctgTAACCActgccagggaaaagggaacaaGCCAAGGACAGCACCATGGCACTGAGAACACTAAGTATTGTGTGGGGTTTGTTGTTTCAGTGCTAGACAAGGACTTCCATTGGAGCACTTTGGAAATCAGGTGGGTGAATCCCGTGACCTTTTCCTTATATATTACAATAGTCTCATACAGGACAGAGGTTATGTAAGATCCCATGGGAAATCTGCTAGACGTGTCAGGCAGAAACTGTTTATCCAAGTCATTATTTCAGATCAGAACCACCTGAGAAAGGCAAGCAGGGTTTCTGTGGGATGCTGGCTTCTGCACAAGGACAAGTTTGTTTTATAAACACTGCTCTGCACCCAAATCCCACTGCAATGAGCTGGATCAGAACAGCCCTCATTATTGATGTACTAGAACCAAAAGAAAGCCAGAGTAAACTTCAGATAAGTCATGATAACACTGTTAGTTATCAGCAAGGTTATGCCTTGTGTTACCAGCTAATTCCAGGCAGAAGTTCTGGGGCAGATAAGATTTATTTCTAACATGAGATTAGAAGCTCCTGAATGCTCATTTTTATTACAGTTGGCTGAGTTCTTTATGcatcaaggagaaaaaatatttatgggcTCTAAAAAGAGTTGCTACACTGGGGTTCCCTGACAGAAATCATAATCTTCTCTCCTGTCTGAGCTCACTTCTCTGCCTATATAAATGTAAAGACCACTGCACACTGAGGGGAGGAACTTCCCCCATTCAATTGGAGAGTTCTGCCCACTTGTTCAGGTGCCTGACACACAACTCATCTtacagctgtgcaggcagggagcacTGCCCCCTCCTGTgtgagcccagggcagctcatGGAGAGCATTTAACCAAGCCACCAAGGTTTCACTGactcctctcccctcctgcttCAAAAGGCAAGCACTTCTTTGGGAAGACTGTCTCAATCTGCTTCCTGATACAACAGCAATTGTAGTTGAAGTCTAGTACCAAAATAAATGCCAGGGTggaaaaattaaagtgaaattaTATGGGAAAGAATCTACCAGTGTACATTATTAACAGTGTGAATTCACAcctcctggggcagctgcccaggagctgtTAGGGTGTTTGATGATATGATTAATTAAGACCAGCTCCTTGTGGTCACTGCAGAAGGAACAAGTCCAGAAGAAAGACTTAAAATATTGCTTCATCTTAATTGCatcagaggaaaggaaaaaaaaccaaaaaaaaattccaaggtCCACTGCAGATAAGAGCAGTGAGAAGAGTTTGGGCAGAACTTTGATCCTGATGTGGCATGTCACAAGACAGATACGTGtttgctgccccagcccagagagctgctctggcttttGTGAGGTCACTGGCACGtaaggaaaaggagcagctgagaaaatCCCCTCCCTACCTTCCAACAGGTCTGTGACACAGCTCCAAGGCCACCTGGCCTCTGAGGGAGGTTTGAACTTGCCAAGTGGTTCCCTTCAGCCGATCCCAAAGGTTCAGGTAGTTCTGAAACTCAGGTGAAGCAGCTAcagtgagcagctctgagaaCAAACAGGAGCTAGGAGGTGGCATGCTGCTCCTGTACTTGTAGAAATCAGCACTAAATCTGGCCTGCACTTTGCCATTTCTCTGACCTCAGTGCTCTCATAGATGAATTTGATTTGCTGCTAGAGAATCCTCTCCTGACTCTACTCCAGCACaatattacaaataaaaatccaatTAAACAGAGTCCATCATGGCAATAATCTGAGCAACAACTGACCAGGCTCTGATGAAGCATATTTATAGCAAAGGCTTGCAATAAAGCAAGGGAAGTTTGGGGTACACTTGTGTGTATCTCTGTGGGTTGGTGTGGGGGGCAGTGCCTCCATCCacgtgtgtctgtgtgtaacTCACAGCCAGGGGTTATTCTGGAGCCTGGGAAAAGCTCAGTGCTTGCACAGTGACAATACTGCActgccaaggcagcagctgggagggcatTTACCTCCCAGGGGCGGGTACAAAAAGCCCTTGGCATCCCCAGGTTTATTGACAGTGTCCACTGGATCATGAGACACTCGAGAGGCTGGACGTGCGCTGACCTGCTGACAGGTCCGTGCTGGGTGAAGAGCTGCCAGCACGGCATCTGGCCAGCACaagtgctgcagcttctgctggaactgctgaacaccagcactgccctgggcctggccagtcacacacacactgcaggctcagccccagcccagcacagcccccagggcagcatGGTGCACAGGCCAGACCATGAGCTCTTTTGGCACCAGACTGcaatagaaataaattcaaCACGTCCATCTGTGTGGATGGAGAGCTTCTGAAATTACACTTCTCCTATGGAGTTCTTTGCCCAAGGAAATTAAGCCAGCACCAGGCTCCCCTGAACAGGGATCCTCCTACATTGTCTGGGAAGACATTCTGTGCACTGTGGTGTGGTGAGAAGGGTTTGCTCTTTTTAGTACCACTTCCATCTAGTAATTCATAAGAAATACGGTgttgagggcttttttttagtctatttttttcttgaatctATAATTGTTCTTGGCTTCAACAGCAGATATTATTAACTACTTATTATTCAGAAACAAACCAGTATTCTGACTAACCAATTATCCTAAATCATACTTTAAACAAAACATAATTCAGTAGCATTTATGGGGAAATGTAAGGGTAATAACATTTGGAATATTTATGGGAACCTGGAAATGTTTGAATTATCTTCATTTGTGCACTACAGTAGCATCCAAGCCTTTAATAAAGAAGTCTCTCTAATCCAAACAACTCCTAAATTAAACAGACAAGAGACAAAGCTATGAACAGAAAACATAATCCCTCACTTAGAGGTAAATAAATGAGGCACATTTAGAAGGGGATTCTAAAGGAAACTGTGGCCAACCTCAGGATCTGGTTTTCCTCCCTGAGGTGGTCAGAAAGTCCCTTCATGCTTCCCAAACAAATGCCGAATGTAGATGCAGTTCCCCATGGCCAGTGTGCAGGGCCTGCTCCAGAGGCTTTCTTCATTCAGCACAGGTGCAGCTCTACTGCTGCCTTGATTTTCTCCACTCTTTCAAACTCTGGCCTTGTGGTTTCACACCAAATACCAATGCCCTTAAATGTTCCATTTCCAGGCCAAATGGATCTGAGCTGAATCCCTTCTCAAAGCAAGAGGAGCAAAATTCTGTTGTATTTCTAGGGAAGTGTTTGAGAACAAGATCTCTAATTAGTTCTGTGCCACAATCCAGAGGTACCAAGGCACCTTCACCTCTTCCCCAAAGCCCAAATCCTTCaccaaccccaaaccccgggAAGGGCTACGGGCGCGAGCGGGCACCTGCCGGGTGTGCGGCGCCCTCTGCCGGGCACGCGCGgctctgcacacctgggcaggagagaccctgcacacctgggcacacagggctctgcacacctgggcacacagggctctgcacacctgggtgcaccctgcagcacctccactCTGCACAGTATCAGTCCCCTGCCTCCTGCTTCAGGGTGAATTTGTCAGctttagaggaagaaaatgagctgggtgggattttCATCAAGCTGCTTGTGTATACTGCAAACAACAGCAGTGAGCGTGAAGGAGTCCTGCCAAGGCTGGGAGACAAACCTCAGACTtcctctgtttctgctgctttacTTAGGAAAGAGCCAATGCATGAAACACAAGGAGTGCCAGAAAGCCAAATACACACAAGCCTTTGatgctttctttccctgaacacacacacacctctgtCAGCTCTTTAGTCTCTCATCCCTTCAGAGGCCAAAGGTCAGAGGGGCCCCTGTGaactgctgccctg
This region includes:
- the WSB1 gene encoding WD repeat and SOCS box-containing protein 1, which produces MLLGSPVTDLLCPPARARTVGELLAPTSPFDKKCGRENWTVAFAPDGSYLAWSQGHRVVKLVPWAQCLNNFLLHGTKNGADAVGARPPRQGSESSPKNKPCEHVIDCGDIVWSLAFGSSVPEKQSRCVNIEWHRFKFGQEQLLLATGLNNGRIKIWDVYTGKLLLNLMDHTEVVRDLTFAPDGSLILVSASRDKTLRVWDLKDDGNMMKVLRGHPNWVYGCAFSPDSSILCSVGASKAVFLWDMDKYSMLRKLEGHHNDVVACEFSPDGALLATASYDTQVYVWDPHTGVILREFGHLFPPPTPIFAGGANDRWVRAVSFSHDGLHVASLADDKMVRFWRIDEEYPVQVAPLNNGLCCTFSTDGSVLAAGTQDGSVYFWATPRQVSSLQHLCRMAIRRVMPTSQVRNLPIPCKVLEFLCYQI